Part of the Gordonia crocea genome is shown below.
GCCCGCAACGCCGACGGCGCCATCGCCATCGGCGGCATCGGTACCGACGAGCTGGCCGATCGGTACCAGACGCCGCTGTTCGTCTACGACGAGGCCGACTTCCGCGCGCGCTGCGCGGCCATGCGGGAGGCCTTCGGCCGCTACGGCAAGGTGCACTACGCCTCGAAGGCCTTCCTCTCCGTCGAGATCGCGAAGTGGGTCGAGCAAGAGGGGCTGAGCCTCGACGTGTGCAGCGGTGGCGAGCTGGCCGTCGCGCTGCACGCCGGCTTCCCCGCGCAGCGAATCGCCTTGCACGGCAACAACAAGGGCGAGGACGAACTCGAGGCCGCGGTCACCGCCGGGATCGGCCACGTCGTGCTGGACTCGTTGACCGAGATCGAGCGCCTCGACGCCATCGCCGCCCGCCACGGCGTCGTCGCCGACGTGTTGATCCGCGTGACGCCGGGCGTCAACGCGCACACCCACGAATTCATCTCGACAGCGCACGAGGACCAGAAGTTCGGCTTCTCGATCAGCGGCGGCAAGGCGATGGCCGCCGTGCGCGCCGTCTTCGCCACGGACCACCTGCGGTTGGTCGGCCTGCACAGCCACATCGGGTCGCAGATCTTCGACCTTGACGGGTTCGAGGTCGCCGCCCGCCGGGTCATCGGGCTGCTCGGCGAAGTGGTCGCCGAGTTCGGCGCGCGCGCCGAGCAACTCTCGATCATCGACCTCGGCGGCGGCCTGGGGATCTCCTACCTGCCCACCGACGACCCGCTGCCGGTGACCACGCTGGCCGACTCCCTGGCCGGGATCGTCGAGCGGGAAACGGCGGCCCTGGGCCTGCCGATGCCGACCCTGGCCGTGGAGCCGGGCCGCGCGATCGCCGGCCCGCCCGGGGTGACCCTGTACCGGGTCGG
Proteins encoded:
- the lysA gene encoding diaminopimelate decarboxylase; protein product: MTDRASAAEVAAIPANVYPAGTARNADGAIAIGGIGTDELADRYQTPLFVYDEADFRARCAAMREAFGRYGKVHYASKAFLSVEIAKWVEQEGLSLDVCSGGELAVALHAGFPAQRIALHGNNKGEDELEAAVTAGIGHVVLDSLTEIERLDAIAARHGVVADVLIRVTPGVNAHTHEFISTAHEDQKFGFSISGGKAMAAVRAVFATDHLRLVGLHSHIGSQIFDLDGFEVAARRVIGLLGEVVAEFGARAEQLSIIDLGGGLGISYLPTDDPLPVTTLADSLAGIVERETAALGLPMPTLAVEPGRAIAGPPGVTLYRVGTIKDVDLDGGGQRRYVSVDGGMSDNIRSALYDAEYDVRLASRTSDAPPVVCRVVGKHCETGDIVVRDCWLPGDLAPGDVLIVGATGAYCYSMSSRYNMVTRPAVIAVRDGQSRVILRRETVADLLSLEVSQ